The genomic segment AGAAACAATCATCTGGTAGATCCTTGAGTGTGCAGATTGAGCAATCACAGGATTTTGTTTTACCAATTCCAGGTAGTCTGCAAAAGTTCCTTCCCATTTCAGCTTCTCTTCATAATCGCGGAATTGTTTCAGTTTATCCAGAAAGTTCATCGTATCCCCCCAGAAAAGATTCACCTATGTAAATAAAGTGTATGCGGCAGGCGGTCAATCTTTCATATAAAACTTATCCGGTCTGTCTGATCCATCAGAAATCAGCAGCAGGATAAGCATTTTTTCAGGGGAAACTTATGTGATGAGGGAAAGTGTGAATCAGGACAATCCGGGAAAGTGCTGCTGACGCAGGGCTTCAAAGATGATAATTGCCGCTGAATTGGATAAATTGAACGAACGGATTTTGTCTGTCATCGGCAGGCGGACGCACCGGTCCCTGTGCGCGGCAACAAAAGCCCGGGGCAGACCGGTTGTCTCACGTCCGAAGAAGAAGTAATAATCCTTCGCCGGATTACTATAATCAAAAGCACTGTATGGACGGCTGCCATCCGTTTCCACAAGATAATATTCGCGAGGCCTGTTCTGATCAAAAAAATCATCCAGCGAGTCGTAATAATGCAAATCAACCGATGGCCAGTAATCCAGTCCCGCCCGCTTCAGATGCCTGTCATCAGTTGAAAACCCGAGCGGACGGATCAGATGAAGTGAGCTGTGTGTCCCGGCACATGTACGGGCGATGTTACCCGTATTGGGCGGAATCTGAGGCTGATAGAGCACAATATGAATAGTCATAAACCTTAACACCTCTAAAACCACAATCTTCCGGAACATGTTCCAGTAAGCATTGAGAGTAAGCAAAAAGCGGCCACAGTCAGCGGCCGATTCTATACTTCTGTTGAGTAAACCTGTCTCATTATATCATATCCAGCCGCATGCTCAGTCACTCTGACCGTCTATCCGGAAAAATTTATAGTTGATCCGTTCTGTCCATGCAGGTGAGTCGGTATAAGCCC from the Sporolactobacillus sp. Y61 genome contains:
- the trmL gene encoding tRNA (uridine(34)/cytosine(34)/5-carboxymethylaminomethyluridine(34)-2'-O)-methyltransferase TrmL, with the protein product MTIHIVLYQPQIPPNTGNIARTCAGTHSSLHLIRPLGFSTDDRHLKRAGLDYWPSVDLHYYDSLDDFFDQNRPREYYLVETDGSRPYSAFDYSNPAKDYYFFFGRETTGLPRAFVAAHRDRCVRLPMTDKIRSFNLSNSAAIIIFEALRQQHFPGLS